The proteins below are encoded in one region of Acidobacteriota bacterium:
- a CDS encoding 6-bladed beta-propeller: MVRKIITFGLFVVLILFFMSFSNCSRERSEKWKGKIEYEGKIKVMKNPSEPVYGELILELKEILSIGNPDEENYSFSDAWNFDLDGAGNFYVLDSGNFRIQVYDENGKYLKTIGKKGQGPGEFERPFGMKLDKKGNVYVYDSPKRGLLVFDREGKYQKKSQ; this comes from the coding sequence ATGGTTAGGAAAATAATAACATTTGGACTTTTTGTTGTTTTAATTTTATTTTTTATGTCTTTTTCAAACTGTTCAAGGGAGAGATCAGAAAAATGGAAGGGAAAGATTGAGTATGAGGGAAAAATAAAAGTTATGAAAAACCCCTCTGAGCCTGTGTATGGTGAGTTAATACTTGAGCTAAAGGAGATTCTTTCAATTGGAAATCCAGATGAAGAGAATTACTCCTTTTCAGATGCCTGGAATTTTGATTTAGATGGAGCTGGAAATTTCTATGTACTTGATTCTGGAAACTTCAGGATTCAGGTTTATGATGAAAATGGAAAATATTTAAAAACCATCGGAAAAAAAGGGCAAGGACCTGGAGAATTCGAAAGACCTTTTGGAATGAAACTTGACAAAAAGGGAAATGTTTATGTGTATGACTCCCCTAAAAGAGGTCTTCTTGTTTTTGATAGAGAAGGAAAATATCAAAAAAAATCCCAATAA
- a CDS encoding aldehyde dehydrogenase family protein has protein sequence MQEYGLYIDGQWLLSSNGEIFETKNPATGEVLATFPKATEENVNKAVEAAKKAFPKWRETPAPKRAEILFKAAHIMEERKNELGALLTSEMGKIIAEGKGDVQEGIDLTKYVAGEGRRLMGETVKSELPDKFAMTVRQPIGVVGLITPWNFPFAIPCWKIMPALVAGNAIVFKPATDTPLIAAKLIEILIESGIPEGVINFITGSGSVAGEAIVHHPDVKAISLTGSVEVGRHTYVEAAKRLARVELELGGKNPQIILEDADIDLAVDGVLFGAFGTAGQRCTATSRLIIQGKVYDQVMEKLITRTKKLKIGNPLDPEIDIGPLINESQGRQIMEYIKIGQEEGARLLTGGKRLTGGIFDKGFYIEPTIFEAKHGMRITKEEIFGPVLALIKVRDFEEAIFVANDVEYGLSSSIYTKNINLAFKAIELLEAGITYINAPTIGAEVQLPFGGVKDSGNGGREAGSTAIDEFTEIKTVFIDYSSKLQKAQIEEGK, from the coding sequence ATGCAAGAATATGGGCTTTATATTGATGGGCAATGGCTTCTTTCATCTAACGGAGAAATATTCGAGACCAAAAATCCAGCTACTGGAGAAGTATTAGCCACTTTTCCTAAGGCTACTGAAGAAAATGTAAATAAAGCGGTCGAGGCAGCTAAAAAAGCTTTTCCTAAATGGAGAGAGACCCCAGCTCCCAAGAGAGCAGAAATTCTTTTTAAAGCAGCTCATATTATGGAAGAAAGAAAGAATGAATTAGGGGCGCTTTTAACTTCCGAAATGGGGAAAATAATTGCCGAGGGTAAAGGAGATGTTCAGGAAGGAATCGATTTGACCAAATATGTAGCTGGAGAAGGTAGAAGATTAATGGGTGAGACAGTCAAATCAGAACTACCAGATAAATTCGCTATGACTGTTCGGCAACCAATAGGCGTGGTTGGACTTATAACGCCCTGGAATTTCCCTTTTGCCATTCCATGTTGGAAAATAATGCCTGCTTTAGTAGCAGGAAATGCAATTGTTTTTAAGCCAGCAACTGACACTCCTCTCATTGCAGCTAAGCTGATTGAAATTTTAATAGAATCAGGTATTCCTGAGGGTGTGATTAATTTTATAACTGGCTCAGGATCAGTTGCAGGAGAAGCTATAGTTCATCATCCGGATGTTAAAGCTATTTCCTTAACTGGTTCAGTTGAAGTAGGAAGACATACTTATGTCGAAGCCGCTAAAAGATTAGCCAGAGTAGAATTGGAATTGGGAGGAAAAAATCCTCAGATTATATTGGAAGACGCTGATATAGATTTAGCGGTTGATGGAGTTTTATTTGGAGCTTTTGGGACAGCAGGTCAAAGATGTACCGCAACATCAAGGCTTATAATTCAAGGAAAAGTGTATGATCAAGTTATGGAAAAACTGATAACCCGAACGAAAAAATTAAAAATCGGAAACCCTTTGGACCCTGAGATTGACATTGGCCCTCTCATAAATGAATCTCAGGGAAGGCAGATAATGGAGTATATAAAAATTGGACAGGAGGAAGGAGCTAGACTTCTCACTGGGGGAAAGAGACTAACAGGGGGCATTTTTGATAAAGGTTTCTATATTGAGCCAACAATTTTCGAAGCCAAACATGGGATGAGAATTACTAAAGAAGAGATATTTGGTCCTGTTTTAGCGTTAATAAAAGTCAGGGATTTTGAGGAAGCCATTTTTGTGGCTAATGATGTTGAATATGGTCTTTCTTCCTCTATCTATACTAAAAATATCAACTTAGCTTTTAAGGCAATTGAGTTATTAGAAGCAGGGATAACCTATATTAACGCTCCAACGATTGGAGCTGAAGTTCAACTTCCTTTCGGTGGGGTAAAAGATTCCGGAAATGGTGGAAGAGAAGCTGGTTCTACAGCGATAGATGAATTTACCGAAATAAAAACTGTCTTTATTGATTATAGCTCTAAATTGCAGAAAGCTCAGATTGAGGAAGGGAAATAA
- a CDS encoding prolyl oligopeptidase family serine peptidase: MGKRKNQKIGKMILLLFMLILIFSPSYQAEKKSPKKFQMTIDNIMREEELVGTSPSGIRWSSDGERIYFEWKKSGEEKSATYFTTKDGAEPQKLAEEEIKNIPPTSAEWDKAKKLALFVEGGDIFIFDSSDNKKYQITRTSDMEWEAHFTADGKKITFAKDNNLYVLSLEKGELIQATDFKTTKPEAPPKLTETQKFLIEQQKKLFEQFKKEREEREAQFGRAMRQRMETAFRDKRQPFFLEKNQSVRNLKLSPDEKYVIFTIFERSDDSKPTIVPDYVTRDGYTRDIQSRSKAGDVFGIAKTGIYYVDDGKVVWIDHGQGERKVSILNYTWSSDGKNCAMIAFSDDHKDRWILLLSPSDGKTTVLDHFHDDAWIDGPGVNTFGWMPDDKHVYFISEKDGYAHLYTLSLDGKDLNQLTQGKFEIYSPQISNDKTKWYFTSNEVHPGERHFYSMPIEGGKRTKITSMVGNNMCYLSPDESMIAILYSYSNQPPEIYLKKNEPSAKVKRITTSTTEEFRSYNWIAPEIVTFKSDDGVTIYARLYKPKKPAKGNPAVLFVHGAGYLQNVHKWWSSYFREYMFHHFLMEHGYIVLDIDYRASSGYGRYWRTAIYRHMGGKDLDDLVSGAKYLVKEHKVDPKRIGIYGGSYGGFLTLMAMFTKPDVFAAGAALRPVTDWAHYSYSYTSNILNIPQEDKEAYEKSSPVYFAEGLKNPLLICHGMVDVNVHFQDTVRLVQRLIELRKENWEVAIYPVEDHGFKNPTSWADEYKRIFKLFGRYLKK, encoded by the coding sequence ATGGGAAAAAGAAAAAATCAAAAAATTGGGAAGATGATTTTACTTCTCTTTATGCTAATCTTGATTTTCTCTCCTTCATATCAGGCAGAGAAGAAATCGCCAAAGAAATTCCAGATGACAATTGATAATATTATGAGAGAAGAGGAGCTTGTTGGGACTTCTCCATCTGGAATCAGATGGTCATCCGATGGAGAGCGAATTTATTTTGAATGGAAAAAGTCAGGAGAAGAAAAGTCAGCAACATATTTTACTACAAAAGATGGAGCTGAGCCCCAGAAACTTGCTGAGGAAGAGATAAAAAATATTCCTCCTACAAGTGCTGAATGGGATAAAGCTAAAAAATTAGCTTTATTTGTTGAAGGAGGGGATATTTTTATTTTTGACAGCTCGGATAACAAAAAATACCAGATAACACGAACCTCTGATATGGAATGGGAGGCTCATTTTACAGCAGATGGTAAAAAGATAACATTTGCAAAAGATAACAATCTTTACGTATTATCTTTAGAAAAAGGAGAATTAATTCAGGCTACAGATTTTAAAACTACCAAACCTGAGGCACCACCCAAACTCACAGAAACACAGAAATTTTTAATAGAACAACAGAAAAAGTTGTTCGAGCAATTTAAAAAAGAAAGGGAAGAAAGAGAAGCTCAGTTTGGTAGAGCTATGAGGCAGAGGATGGAAACAGCTTTCAGAGATAAAAGGCAACCATTTTTTCTTGAAAAAAATCAGAGTGTTCGAAATTTAAAGCTTTCACCCGATGAGAAATATGTAATTTTTACAATTTTTGAAAGATCTGATGATTCAAAGCCAACCATAGTTCCAGATTATGTAACTCGTGATGGATACACAAGGGATATTCAATCAAGGTCAAAAGCTGGAGATGTATTCGGAATAGCAAAAACTGGAATTTATTATGTAGATGACGGAAAAGTCGTTTGGATTGACCATGGGCAGGGAGAAAGAAAAGTATCGATTCTAAATTATACTTGGTCTTCTGATGGCAAAAATTGTGCTATGATCGCATTCTCTGATGACCATAAGGATAGATGGATTCTTTTGTTGAGTCCTTCTGATGGAAAAACTACTGTTCTTGATCATTTCCATGACGATGCATGGATAGATGGCCCTGGAGTAAATACTTTCGGTTGGATGCCAGATGATAAACATGTATATTTTATCTCTGAAAAAGATGGATATGCCCACCTTTACACATTATCTCTGGATGGGAAAGATTTAAACCAGCTGACTCAGGGAAAATTTGAGATATATTCGCCTCAAATATCGAATGATAAAACAAAGTGGTATTTTACCTCTAATGAGGTTCATCCTGGAGAGAGGCATTTCTACTCCATGCCAATAGAGGGAGGAAAAAGGACAAAGATTACCTCAATGGTTGGAAATAATATGTGCTATCTTTCTCCAGATGAATCAATGATTGCGATTCTTTATTCATACAGTAATCAGCCACCAGAGATTTACCTAAAGAAAAATGAACCCAGTGCAAAAGTAAAGAGGATAACCACATCAACGACAGAGGAGTTTCGCTCGTATAACTGGATAGCACCAGAGATTGTAACATTTAAAAGTGATGATGGAGTTACAATTTATGCAAGGTTGTACAAGCCAAAAAAACCAGCAAAAGGAAATCCCGCAGTTTTATTCGTTCATGGAGCAGGGTATTTGCAAAATGTCCACAAATGGTGGAGCAGCTATTTCAGAGAATACATGTTCCATCATTTTCTTATGGAACATGGATATATTGTTTTAGACATTGATTACAGGGCGAGTTCTGGTTATGGAAGATACTGGAGGACTGCGATTTATCGCCATATGGGAGGCAAAGACCTTGATGATTTGGTCTCAGGTGCAAAGTATTTGGTTAAAGAGCATAAAGTCGACCCTAAGAGAATTGGAATATATGGAGGAAGTTATGGAGGATTTCTGACACTTATGGCTATGTTTACAAAGCCTGATGTTTTTGCAGCTGGAGCTGCTTTAAGACCTGTAACAGACTGGGCTCATTATAGTTACTCATATACTTCAAACATCTTAAACATTCCCCAGGAAGACAAAGAAGCCTACGAGAAAAGTTCTCCTGTATATTTTGCAGAAGGATTGAAAAATCCTCTTTTAATATGCCATGGAATGGTTGATGTAAACGTTCATTTTCAGGATACAGTAAGGCTTGTCCAGAGACTGATAGAACTAAGAAAGGAGAACTGGGAGGTGGCAATCTATCCTGTAGAAGACCATGGATTCAAAAATCCCACAAGTTGGGCTGACGAATACAAAAGAATTTTCAAGCTTTTTGGGAGATATTTAAAAAAATAA
- the chrA gene encoding chromate efflux transporter, with the protein MMEKSVKIRNLFLSFLKLGLTAFGGPGMASYIRDIFVHRKKWISEELFNDGIALCQSIPGATSMQVSAYVGLRLRGVFGAIASFVGFGLPAFLLMVFLTFFYTHTRNIPVAASVLKGLQVIVVSIIANATISFGKSSIKNWRYILIAILAAIFFLIKINPILVIILMSGVGILVFKKEAPSSTDQAPSKNANGIKRLLILFMPVLIGFAILRLINEKLFSLAFLMFKIDLFAFGGGFVSVPLMFHEVVHSRRWLDSSTFMHGIALGQITPGPIVITATFIGYLLFGFLGAVVSTLYVFSPSFIILVSIVPYFDRLKYSSYFQKAIQGALSCFIGLLLSTTIHFASNVHWDFQSVLLAGASFLALLLKFDILWVVIGGILLSGIIF; encoded by the coding sequence ATGATGGAAAAGTCAGTAAAAATTAGAAATTTATTTCTTTCTTTTTTAAAGCTTGGGCTCACTGCTTTTGGTGGCCCTGGAATGGCTTCGTATATTCGAGACATTTTTGTTCATCGAAAAAAATGGATCTCAGAAGAATTGTTCAATGATGGAATTGCCCTATGTCAATCAATACCCGGAGCTACTTCCATGCAAGTATCTGCCTACGTTGGTTTAAGGTTAAGGGGAGTATTTGGAGCTATAGCATCATTTGTTGGATTTGGGCTACCTGCTTTTCTGCTTATGGTATTTCTTACTTTCTTTTATACACACACCCGTAATATTCCTGTTGCAGCTTCTGTATTAAAAGGACTGCAGGTTATCGTTGTATCCATAATAGCAAATGCAACCATCTCTTTTGGAAAAAGTTCTATAAAGAACTGGAGATATATACTTATTGCAATTCTTGCGGCGATTTTTTTCCTTATAAAAATTAATCCAATCCTGGTGATAATTTTAATGTCAGGCGTTGGGATCCTCGTTTTTAAAAAAGAGGCTCCATCATCAACTGATCAAGCACCCTCAAAAAATGCAAATGGAATAAAGCGTTTATTAATTCTTTTTATGCCTGTGTTAATCGGCTTCGCTATTCTCAGACTTATAAATGAAAAATTATTCAGCCTCGCATTCCTGATGTTTAAGATTGACCTTTTTGCTTTTGGAGGAGGTTTTGTCTCGGTACCACTTATGTTTCATGAAGTTGTCCATTCTCGAAGATGGCTTGATAGTAGCACTTTCATGCATGGAATTGCACTTGGACAGATTACACCAGGGCCAATTGTAATCACAGCAACTTTTATAGGCTATTTGCTATTTGGCTTTCTTGGTGCTGTTGTTTCAACTCTATATGTGTTTTCACCATCTTTTATCATTCTGGTGAGCATTGTTCCTTATTTTGATCGATTGAAGTATTCATCCTATTTCCAGAAGGCAATCCAGGGAGCTCTTTCCTGCTTTATTGGCTTGCTCCTATCCACTACCATCCATTTTGCTTCAAATGTCCACTGGGATTTTCAATCAGTTCTCCTTGCTGGAGCTTCTTTTCTAGCTCTATTACTGAAATTTGACATTTTATGGGTAGTGATTGGAGGAATACTTCTATCAGGAATAATTTTTTAA